In the Bombus pyrosoma isolate SC7728 linkage group LG15, ASM1482585v1, whole genome shotgun sequence genome, one interval contains:
- the LOC122575858 gene encoding transcription factor SPT20 homolog, whose product MSLVTLVFLLATVSITLTNSQETGIPDKGLDVTQAPIKLDKNLRRALLKALTDLEAESAEQRKDESESIAQRDTSAFEALAKKNLNNDLDVQKTTFSFKSFPSDDDIPSEDKLQNSSFIDAVHYVTLKTPMMNIEKATQEDARSFHVQNVILPVKNSATFGIKTEPKLQQKEKTTQATFSVNKVESLTLKPATEISESLARSASNGIATANALVAPKPTEITPTVSTRKNVTVIESNDSKDKTEEVKIFQAPLVAAFTVQQDEQGVPKSVVPIFRSPNDGQALTLQEQLEFKQQLLEKQLAELQQQQIQQTQFLVRQQQLYEQQLRQKQQHQFYLQEQARIKQLEEQARIKQLEEQTRIKQLEEQTKLKRLEEQARLKQLEEQRFKFEEQRLNRFQPQRPIPQKQSFFEQSNNILTFQPPVESNVHLQPSLALEVPNVGASQAFQPTFQPDQRLQPFRQQPQAHHQLQQQQLPQLPQPQQLQQLQQLPQPQQLQPPQHHQRLQQSFGSFSNDFQPSLAPASRFNRQEAFNSVGNFGFNVDNKANTANLRFNPPHRTPGNFFSFTQFKSQVHPPTPARQIQQLLYQSGIAGDPNNAQGIGSPEDLNIVSKVLALNVGAVPSKN is encoded by the exons ATGAGCTTG GTAACGCTAGTGTTTCTATTGGCGACAGTGTCGATCACCCTGACGAACTCTCAAGAGACAGGGATTCCTGACAAGGGTTTGGATGTGACCCAAGCACCAATAAAACTGGACAAAAACCTTCGCCGAGCTCTCTTGAAAGCCCTGACTGACTTAGAGGCTGAATCCGCTGAGCAGCGCAAAGACGAATCGGAAAGCATCGCTCAAAGAGACACGAGCGCCTTTGAGGCTTTGGCAAAGAAGAATCTGAACAATGATCTCGACGTACAGAAAACTACGTTCTCGTTCAAGAGTTTCCCAAGCGACGACGATATACCGAGCGAAGATAAATTGCAGAATTCCAGTTTCATCGACGCCGTTCATTACGTAACATTGAAGACACCAATGATGAATATCGAGAAAGCCACGCAAGAAGACGCTAGGAGCTTTCATGTACAGAACGTGATACTACCGGTGAAAAATTCAGCGACCTTCGGAATCAAAACCGAGCCCAAGCTGcaacaaaaagagaaaacgacaCAAGCCACGTTTTCAGTGAATAAAGTGGAGAGTTTAACTTTGAAACCAGCAACTGAGATCTCTGAGAGTTTAGCAAGAAGTGCTTCCAATGGAATTGCCACTGCCAATGCCTTGGTTGCTCCAAAACCAACTGAAATCACTCCTACAGTGTCAACAAGAAAGAACGTAACAGTGATTGAGTCTAACGACTCTAAAGACAAAACAGAGGAAGTTAAGATTTTCCAGGCACCCTTGGTAGCAGCGTTTACCGTGCAACAGGATGAACAAGGTGTACCCAAAAGCGTGGTTCCAATATTTAGATCTCCCAACGATGGACAAGCTCTGACTCTCCAAGAGCAGTTGGAATTTAAACAGCAGCTTCTGGAGAAGCAATTGGCGGAACTTCAGCAGCAACAGATCCAGCAGACACAGTTTTTAGTGAGGCAACAGCAATTGTATGAGCAACAACTGAGACAGAAGCAACAGCACCAGTTTTATCTGCAGGAACAAGCTAGAATTAAGCAACTAGAGGAACAAGCTAGGATTAAACAATTAGAAGAACAGACTAGAATCAAACAGTTGGAGGAGCAAACTAAACTGAAACGACTGGAAGAACAGGCTAGATTGAAACAGTTAGAGGAGCAACGTTTTAAGTTTGAGGAGCAGAGACTGAATAGATTCCAGCCTCAGCGTCCTATACCTCAAAAGCAGTCCTTCTTTGAACAGAGCAATAACATCTTAACCTTCCAGCCTCCTGTTGAATCGAACGTTCACCTGCAGCCTAGTTTGGCTCTAGAAGTACCAAACGTTGGCGCGTCTCAAGCTTTCCAGCCAACTTTCCAACCAGACCAACGTCTGCAACCATTCAGACAACAGCCACAGGCACACCATCAGCTTCAACAACAGCAACTGCCGCAGTTACCTCAACCACAGCAATTGCAGCAATTGCAACAACTTCCGCAACCTCAACAGTTGCAGCCACCCCAGCATCACCAGAGACTGCAACAGAGCTTCGGCTCTTTCTCGAACGATTTCCAGCCTTCGTTAGCACCTGCGTCGAGGTTTAATAGACAAGAAGCCTTTAATTCTGTTGGAAATTTCGGATTCAACGTGGATAATAAGGCAAATACCGCAAATCTTCGCTTTAATCCTCCACACAGGACTCCGGGGAACTTCTTTTCCTTCACGCAGTTCAAGTCTCAGGTGCACCCTCCCACGCCGGCCAGGCAGATTCAACAACTTCTTTATCAGTCTGGAATCGCCGGGGATCCGAACAACGCGCAAGGAATTGGAAGTCCTGAAGATTTGAACATCGTTTCCAAAGTTCTGGCACTGAACGTGGGCGCCGTGCCGAGTAAGAATTAG
- the LOC122575862 gene encoding F-box only protein 9: protein MSHSSESSESDDGGDDQEGSSFSETNIEDALTSFREQWQRELEISPKRDRPRTQSTKTVKVDVSNSNDEESIESKARNLFLKGIEYEERRKFYEAIQFYKRAVLLVPDIELRLYESTKVKSNDDNHEGYDNDINNIGENAENHNEEDEEESDLFVKLCKIVNQNKCVCFPKFEQTTTHISALPMEIVLYILRWVVSSELDLRSLEMFSRVCRGFYISARDTEIWRLACVRVWGVNCGTYAPKYQSWRDMYLQRPRLRYNGCYISKTSYIRDGENSFQDRFYRPWHLVEYFRYLRFFPEGRVLMLTSTDEAQSCVNFLKYRTPRNPSVLIGHYILRDNCVILMLKKQEIKGVSTYRKKKKETMHDSGEQTFHIEFEIQDHHRRLNSQLKWLSYTIFTKYRNGHEAKMCLKEPSVREWRVSAIGGRYPSLKFSRVKSYTQESEAPLQ, encoded by the exons ATG AGCCACTCTAGTGAATCTAGCGAGTCAGATGACGGTGGAGACGATCAGGAAGGGTCTTCTTTCTCGGAAACGAACATCGAGGATGCTCTGACTTCTTTCAGAGAGCAATGGCAACGTGAATTAGAGATATCACCCAAAAGGGATCGACCAAGAACACAGTCCACAAAGACAGTTAAAGTTGATGTTTCTAATTCTAACGACGAAGAGTCCATTGAAAGCAAG GCAAGAAATTTGTTCCTGAAAGGAATTGAATATgaggaaagaaggaagttCTATGAAGCAATTCAATTTTACAAACGAGCTGTGTTATTAGTTCCTGACATTGAGTTACGTTTATACGAATCAACTAAAGTAAAATCAAACGATGATAATCACGAAGGATATGACAATGACATAAACAACATTGGTGAAAATGCTGAAAATCATaacgaagaagatgaagaagaaagcgatttatttgttaaattatgcaaaattgtaaatcaaaataaatgcGTTTGTTTCCCTAAATTTGAACAAACT ACAACACATATTTCTGCCTTGCCTATGGAGATAGTGCTTTATATCCTAAGATGGGTTGTATCTTCAGAACTTGACTTGAGATCTCTTGAAATGTTCTCCAGAGTATGTCGTGGATTTTATATATCTGCAAGAGATACCGAAATCTGGAGACTTGCCTGTGTTAG AGTATGGGGTGTAAATTGTGGAACCTATGCTCCAAAATATCAATCATGGAGAGATATGTATTTACAACGGCCTAGACTAAGATATAATGGATGTTATATTAGCAAAACCAGCTACATTCGTGATGGTGAAAATAGTTTCCAAGATCGTTTTTATAGACCTTGGCATCTGGTGGAATACTTCAGGTACCTGAG ATTTTTTCCCGAAGGAAGAGTTTTGATGCTAACTTCAACCGATGAAGCCCAAAGTtgtgtaaattttttaaaatatcgcaCTCCACGGAATCCATCGGTTCTTATTGGTCATTATATATTACGCGATAATTGTGTTATTCTAATGCTCAAGAAACAGGAAATAAAAGGAGTTAGTACatatagaaagaagaagaaagaaactatGCATGATAGTGGGGAACAAACATTTCATATT gaatttgaaattcaGGATCATCATAGACGGTTAAATTCGCAATTGAAATGGCTGAGTTACactatatttacaaaatatagaaatggACATGAAGCGAAAATGTGTTTAAAGGAACCATCTGTAAGAGAATGGAGAGTATCGGCTATTGGCGGGCGATACCCGTCGCTTAAATTTAGCAGAGTTAAAAGTTATACTCAAGAAAGTGAAGCTCCTTTAcaataa